A genomic window from Triticum urartu cultivar G1812 chromosome 7, Tu2.1, whole genome shotgun sequence includes:
- the LOC125522204 gene encoding protein PHOSPHATE-INDUCED 1 homolog, whose product MAKRNLLLLALMALAANMASASATTSTRKLMFLVQPQPNLLTYHNGAVLHGDIPVSVLWYGRFTAAQKAIVSDFLLSLSAAPRASPAPSVSQWWSSIHQLYLSKAAAVGKNGEHGAGATKAARVVLSGQVSDEACSLGKSMKLSQLPALAAKARPAKGGIALVLTAQDVGVEGFCMSRCGRHGTVDAKSGTAYVWAGNPATQCAGQCAWPFHQPAYGPQAPPLAAPNGDVGMDGLIINVASMVAGAVTNPFGDGFYQGEREAPLEAATACPGVYGKGAYPGYAGQLLVDGATGASYNAHGAHGRKYLLPALFDPATSACSTLV is encoded by the coding sequence ATGGCGAAGAGAAACCTCCTCCTCCTGGCGCTAATGGCGCTCGCCGCTAACATGGCATCCGCGTCGGCTACCACGAGCACGAGGAAGCTCATGTTCCTGGTCCAGCCCCAGCCGAACCTCCTCACGTACCACAACGGCGCCGTGCTGCACGGCGACATCCCCGTCTCCGTCCTCTGGTACGGCCGCTTCACGGCTGCGCAGAAGGCCATCGTCTCCGACTTCCTCCTCTCCCTCTCCGCCGCGCCCCGCGCGTCCCCGGCGCCGTCCGTGTCCCAGTGGTGGAGCAGCATCCACCAGCTGTACCTCTCCAAGGCGGCGGCCGTCGGCAAGAACGGCGAGCACGGCGCCGGCGCCACCAAGGCCGCGCGGGTGGTCCTGTCCGGCCAGGTCTCCGACGAGGCGTGCTCGCTCGGGAAGAGCATGAAGCTGTCCCAGCTCCCGGCGCTGGCGGCGAAGGCGAGGCCCGCCAAGGGCGGCATCGCGCTGGTGCTCACGGCGCAGGACGTGGGCGTGGAGGGGTTCTGCATGAGCCGGTGCGGCCGGCACGGGACCGTGGACGCCAAGTCCGGCACGGCCTACGTGTGGGCCGGCAACCCGGCGACGCAGTGCGCCGGGCAGTGCGCGTGGCCGTTCCACCAGCCGGCGTACGGGCCCCAGGCGCCGCCGCTGGCCGCGCCCAACGGCGACGTGGGCATGGACGGGCTCATCATCAACGTGGCCAGCATGGTGGCCGGCGCGGTGACCAACCCGTTCGGCGACGGGTTCTACCAGGGGGAGCGCGAGGCGCCGCTGGAGGCCGCGACGGCGTGCCCGGGGGTGTACGGCAAGGGGGCGTACCCCGGGTACGCCGGCCAGCTGCTGGTGGACGGCGCCACCGGAGCGAGCTACAACGCCCACGGCGCGCACGGGAGGAAGTACCTGCTCCCGGCGCTGTTCGACCCCGCCACCTCCGCCTGCTCCACGCTCGTCTAG